The proteins below are encoded in one region of Hemibagrus wyckioides isolate EC202008001 unplaced genomic scaffold, SWU_Hwy_1.0 Contig38, whole genome shotgun sequence:
- the LOC131350510 gene encoding uncharacterized protein LOC131350510, whose product MVNNSLGSLSPPTVLDVNCHLSERGVTDIGLKVPALREAFATLLASIHNQDFLFVVGKRIVMRLAAANNQDVVGVLLAYEALIRFLRTSSNQESIKAELSSCDHHYNFLDVFYELILFGCFINGSKPQPFKGGFLERLLALFSMWDVDVWEPAAELYFTVLIDYLTELVEVLFTQPLELTSDPAALATTVQRLLKLHVQLMMDILEEL is encoded by the exons ctgccatctttcagaaagaggggtgactgacatcggcctgaaggtgcccgctctccgtgaggcattcgct actctgcttgccagcatccacaaccaggACTTCTTGTTTGTGGTGGGAAAAAGGattgtcatgcgactggcagcagctaacaaccag gatgtagttggtgtgctgttggcctacgaggccctgattcgattcctgaggacgtcttccaatcaggaatcgattaaagcagagctcagctcctgt gatcaccactacaacttcctggatgttttttatgagctgattctcttcggctgctttataaatggctcaaaacctcagcca tttaagggaggattcttggagcgcctgcttgcgctcttcagcatgtgggacgtggacgtgtgggagcctgcagcagagctgtacttcacagtgcttatt gattaccttacagagcttgttgaagtactgttcactcagcctctggagctgaccagtgacccagcagccttagccaccacagttcagcgactcctcaagctgcacgtccagctgatgatggacattttggaggagctctga